The following coding sequences are from one Arachis hypogaea cultivar Tifrunner chromosome 7, arahy.Tifrunner.gnm2.J5K5, whole genome shotgun sequence window:
- the LOC112702315 gene encoding ribosome biogenesis protein NOP53 has protein sequence MGKKAKGSRKGKKAWRANISTEDIEDFFEKTTKDALSGGTLDALPSDALFFEDKSKDLAVKRKIEKHREKVLHVDSVLQGNQFVKPVPSSTRKKGSKNHKAVSMTNEANKDDSDLPSDVFDMWGDKDEDIRKGKKVTKPSLIPAVEVDPPGCSFNPSYESHRDVLACAVAQEMQKIYKDELGPTPVPLTVSGEAIAEEDRYFLDVDDGSDDDEGNLESEGDNEDGASEKRPIKTKRVTRVELNKRLRRKEQQKKEAEAKKLVELSKEIDSIPEIMEEIKQDDKEKQKKRLRREVAKQERLKARPPRLGKHKFEPAPVQVLLSDEINGSIRKLKGCCSLIKDRYKSLEKRGLIVPTSKTSKRKRK, from the exons atggggAAGAAAGCTAAGGGTTCAAGGAAGGGTAAGAAGGCGTGGAGAGCTAACATCAGCACCGAAGACATCGAAGATTTCTTCGAGAAAACCACCAAGGACGCTCTCTCCGGCGGCACTCTTGACGCCCTTCCCAGCGATGCACTTTTCTTCGAAGACAAGTCCAAAG ATCTTGCGGTGAAGAGGAAGATTGAAAAGCACAGGGAAAAAGTGCTCCATGTTGATAGTGTGCTACAGGGGAACCAGTTTGTTAAGCCGGTGCCATCTTCTACACGGAAGAAGGGCAGTAAAAACCACAAAGCGGTCTCTATGACGAATGAGGCTAATAAG GATGATTCCGACTTACCTTCTGATGTATTTGATATGTGGGGTGATAAAG ATGAGGACATTAGAAAGGGAAAGAAG GTCACAAAGCCTTCTCTTATTCCAGCAGTAGAGGTTGATCCTCCTGGATGCTCGTTCAATCCCTCATACGAAAGTCATCGG GATGTATTAGCTTGTGCTGTTGCACAAGAAATGCAAAAGATCTACAAAGATGAATTGGGCCCTACGCCAGTTCCGTTGACTGTTTCCGGAGAAGCTATTGCTGAAGAAGAT AGGTATTTTCTTGATGTTGATGATGGGAGTGACGATGATGAAGGTAATTTGGAAAGCGAGGGTGATAATGAGGATGGTGCATCAGAGAAAAG GCCTATCAAAACAAAGAGGGTCACTAGAGTCGAGTTGAACAAGAGACTTAGGCGCAAAGAACAACAGAAAAAAGAAGCAGAAGCTAAGAAGTTGGTGGAATTGTCAAAAGAAATTGACAG CATACCTGAAATTATGGAGGAAATCAAGCAAGATGACAAGGAAAAGCAGAAGAAACGGCTCAGGCGTGAAGTTGCTAAACAAGAGAGGTTAAAGGCACGGCCACCACGCTTAGGAAAGCACAA GTTTGAGCCTGCTCCTGTTCAAGTTCTCCTAAGTGACGAAATAAATGGATCCATCCGGAAGCTTAAG GGTTGTTGTAGCCTTATAAAGGACCGATATAAAAGCTTAGAGAAGAGAGGATTGATTGTTCCAACATCCAAAACATCAAAGAGGAAGAG GAAGTAG
- the LOC112703951 gene encoding protein LURP-one-related 10 — protein MIVFLLLTTEKGNSYQLICEVMEASAPDFALAHGFPMNMISVVDDKFYVANPTEMIVKKKYNGLLLKQRYKVKDVNGKLLLQVDGPSLSIHKKRVMRDAQGSPILIMQEKVKMVSLRHRWTVHRGKSSDDKNVIFGVKRSHPMDMKPRLDVFMPGNTDEDVSNFQVVGSHIQKSCTIYKGDTIIAQVSDVFPSRNFSKWKESYKVKINEGVDYAFVMALLVILTVNDYI, from the exons ATGATAGTGTTCTTACTTCTTACAACTGAAAAAGGAAACTCTTATCAATTAATTTGTGAAGTAATGGAGGCAAGTGCACCTGATTTTGCATTGGCACATGGGTTCCCCATGAATATGATAAGTGTAGTAGATGATAAGTTCTATGTTGCAAACCCAACAGAAATGATTGTGAAGAAGAAATACAATGGATTGTTGTTGAAGCAACGTTACAAAGTGAAAGATGTTAATGGGAAACTCTTGCTTCAAGTTGATGGGCCAAGCTTAAGCATCCACAAAAAGAGGGTTATGCGTGATGCTCAAGGTTCACCAATCCTCATAATGCAAGAGAAG GTTAAAATGGTATCGCTCCGGCACAGGTGGACGGTTCATAGAGGGAAAAGCTCAGATGATAAGAATGTGATATTTGGGGTGAAAAGGTCACACCCAATGGACATGAAACCACGGCTTGATGTGTTCATGCCTGGTAATACTGATGAAGATGTAAGCAACTTTCAAGTTGTTGGTAGCCACATTCAAAAATCTTGCACTATTTACAAAGGTGACACCATCATTGCTCAg GTAAGTGATGTGTTCCCAAGCAGAAACTTCAGCAAATGGAAAGAAAGCTATAAAGTGAAGATTAATGAAGGGGTGGATTATGCTTTCGTCATGGCATTACTTGTAATATTAACCGTAAATGACTACATTTGA